GATGGTTTTCCGGTGCGAATCGCGCCCGACGTCTCGAGAGTCGCCGAATACGGCTGTCCGCCAAGAATCCATACGATCCGATCGCCGCCCGGCGAAACCGCCGGCGAGTTCCCCTCGCCGACGCGCACGGGCTGACCGCCCGAAGCCGACACGACCCAGATCGTTTGCTTCGGCGGTATCGCAAGCGAGAGTGGGTTGGGATATTCGCTGCGCCGGTTCGTGCCTTCGCCGCGTACGTACACCACCGCGCGATTTCCCGGAACGATCGCGAGCGATCCTACGATTTGACCATCGTCGGCCGAATAGGGCGTAATCTTCCGCGCCTCCGACCCCGATGAGAAAAAGATGTTGTGCATTCCCCGCTCGTTGGCGGTGAACGCTATGGCCTTCCCATCCGGCGAAGCCGTGAGGTCATCCACAAACGGCGCGGAAAGAACCTGCGCCATCGTAAACGGTGAGGCCGCATGAACGGGCGTGGAAACAAGCAAGGCCAAAGCGATCGCAATAAAAACGCGGGCGAATGGACGGAACATCGCCCCGTCATTCGCCCGGTCTTGAACCTACCCTTGCGCTAGTCTTTAAACGCGGGCGACCGTTCTATCGACGATCGTGTTGCCCTCTTCCAGACCCACGCGATTCAACTTCCCGGGAAAATACTGCGCGACAAATTCCGCGGCAATTTTGGTCGAGGCCTGCTCGCCTTCGCGCGTTTCGAAGATGCTTACCGTCGTCAGTTGATTCGAGCCTGCATCAATGGCGTAGTATCCGCAGAAGCCGGGCACTTCGGAGACTTTCGGCAGAAAGTTGCGATCCAGGCTGGTTTTGAGTTCGTCGGAGTTGACGTCGCTCGTGTTGTAACGGCGAATAGCGAGGAACATAAAAGACCCCCTTTTTGGTAAAGAGGGCCTCAGTATAGCAAGGCGAGCTGGCGAAGTCTACGGCTGCATGGCCGCGCGCAAGGCTTCGGGTGAAGCGCCGAGCTGCAGCAAAATGCGTCCCGCGTCGGGAGCGCGGCGCGGCTGTCCCTGGCCTCCGCCGGGCGGCCCGGACGGCGGCGATCCGCCGTTTGCGCTTTCGAAGATTTTACGCATCGCATCGCGCATCTGCTGGCTCTGCGCAATCACGGCCTTTGACTCATCCGGAGTCAAAATCGCATCGATCTGCGTGATCGCGTCGGGCATCGAAACGGAGCCGCTGTCGAACTGCGTGATAACGGCTTGCACCTTGGTCTGATGATCGGCGCTGAGCGCATTGAAGCTTGCGGTCTTGGTATCGGCCCGCAGTTTCATGACTTGGGCCTGCTGATCCGGCGTCAGGGTGGGCATGAATTGGGCCGGGGCGGCGACCGGAAGCGCGCACACGGCAAAAAGTAAAACGAGAAAAATATTTCGCATGAACGAGACGCTACAGGGCGTGGCTGAGAATTCCTTGGGGGTTACCAGAACTTGACGCTTGGCGTCGCCCGCTAGGCCAAGCTGCCCGGTGGAACGACCGACGCGCCCGGAGCAGGCAGCGAACCGGTCAGGTCCGGCGCTTGCCCGCCGTGCTCTTCAACCCAGTGACAGGCTGCGAAATGTCCCGGCGCATACTCGGTGAACGGCGGCACTTCCAGCTTGCAGCGTTCGAATGCGACCGGGCAGCGCGTGTGAAAGCGGCAGCCCGAGGGCGGGTTTACGGGCGAGGGAATGTCGCCCGTCAGAACGATGCGTTTGCGCCGCTGTTCGACGTGCGGATCGGGAATCGGAATTGCCGACAGCAGTGAGATCGTATACGGATGCAGCGGACGTTCGTACAGATCGTCCCGATCCGCCAACTCCATGATCTTCCCGACGTACATGACCGCGATGCGCGTCGAGATATGGCGAACGACCGACAGGTCGTGCGCGATGAAGAGATAGGTCAAGCCGAGTTTCTGCTGCAGATCCTCAAGCAGATTGATCACCTGCGCTTGAATCGAAACGTCGAGCGCCGACACGGGCTCGTCGCAGACAATGAACTTCGGATCGACGGCCAGCGCGCGCGCAATTCCGATGCGCTGCCGCTGTCCGCCGGAGAACTCGTGCGGATACCGGTTCGAGTGATACGGCTGAAGGCCGACCAGGCGCAAGAGCTCCTGGACGCGCGCCTCAACCGCTTTCCCTTCTGCCAGATGATGAATCTTCAGCGGCTCGGCGACGATGTCGCCGACGGTCATGCGCGGATTCAGCGAGGCAAACGGGTCCTGAAAGATGATTTGCATCTCACGCCGCAGCCGCCGGATGTCGCCGCGCGAAAGATCCAGGATCGGCTTGCCGTCGAAGCAGACTTCGCCTTTGGTCGCCGGCAGCAGGCGCAAGATCACGCGTCCGACCGTAGTCTTACCCGAGCCGGACTCGCCGACCAGCCCCAGCGTCTCGCCGCGAGCGATCGTGAAATCTACGCCGTCGACGGCTTTGACGTCGCCGACGTGCTGCGAGAGCAGCCCGGCGTGAATCGGAAAATATTTGTAGAGATCGGTGACTTCGATCAGATTGTCGGTGGTTGGCTCAACTATGGGCTGGGCACTCATAATGGCCCCTCGTCACGTGCGCATTCGCGCACTGCTCGGGGGTCCGAAGCCTGTACTGAGCCGGGTCGAAGTGACAGGCTCGGGATGACAGTTGTCATGAGTGACCCACCGTCTCGACTTGGATCGTACGCTGATCCTTCGCGCGTTCGTCGTAGAGGAAGCAACGCGCGACGTGACCTTCGCCGAAATCGTAGACCGGAACGGGCTCGGCGCAGATCGGCATGCGGTACTTGCAGCGCGGCGCAAACGCGCATCCCGGCGGCAGACGAAGCAGGTTCGGCGGCTGACCCGGAATCGGTTCGAGCCGCTGGCGATCGCGAATGTCCAAGCGCGGCAGCGAGGCCAGCAGTCCTTGCGTGTACGGCATCTTCGGTTCGTCGAAGATCTGCTCGGCAGTTCCGTACTCGACCATGTTGCCGCCGTACATCACCAGCACGTTCTTGCAGACTTCCGCCACGACTCCCAGGTCATGTGTGATCAAGATGATCGCAGCGCCCGTCTCGTGCTGCATCTCGTTCATCAGTTCCAGAATCTGCGCTTGAATGGTGACGTCCAACGCCGTGGTCGGCTCGTCGGCGATCAAGAGTTGCGGATCGCAGGATAGCGCCATCGCGATCATGACGCGCTGCCGCATGCCGCCGGAAAATTGATGCGGATATTCCTTAATGCGCTTTTCTGGAAGCGAGATGCGCACCTTCTTGAACATCTCGATCGTTTTTTCGGTCGCTTCTTTCTTATTGTAGCCCAGATGCAGCTGGACCGCCTCGGAGATTTGCTCGCCGACGGTAAGCACCGGATTGAGCGACGTCATGGGATCTTGAAAGATCATCGCGATCTTGTTGCCGCGGATTTTGCGCATCTCCGTCTCGGACTTTGTCAGCAGATTCTCGCCGTTAAAATAGATGGCGCTGCTCGGATCGATCAAGCCGGGCCGCTGAATCAGCCGCATGATCGAGAGCGCGTTCACCGATTTGCCCGAGCCGGATTCGCCGACGATGCCCAACGTCGAGCCTGCCTCGAGCGAGTACGAGAGCCCGTTGACGGCAGTGACCAGTCCGTCCTCGGTGTTGAACGTCGTCCGGAGGTTTTTGACTTCGAGCAGGGGCATGCGCGCTTAGATTCCGGTCAGCGACAAGATCGTGCCGAGAACGACAAACCCCACGGCAAAGATGCCGGTGATGCGTTTGAGCTGTTCTTCGGCGCCGAGGCGGCTGTACGCGGACTCGACGCGGCCGCCCAGCGTTCCGGAGAGACCCTCTTGTTTGGTCGTTTGAATCGCGAGCAGCGTCACGAGCCCGACTGCGGAGATGACGAATAAGCCCGCGAGTCCATGCGTCAGCCAGCTGGCGTTCTGCTGAAACCAAGTGTTCACGTGCGGCGTGCTCGCGACGTTTTGCGTAAGTTGTATCGGTACGCCGGTCGGCACTGCGGCCGGCGCGGCTGTAGCGGCTGCGAGCAGCCAGGTCATACAGGTTCCTCCACGCGCTCAAGCGCGCTTTCAACTCTCGCCGCGACGTATTCGCCGGTCAGTCCGAATTGCGCGCGCTGCTTCGGCTGCGAATCGTGCTGCACCAGGACATTCGGTACGCCGATGCGCTCGACCGTGACTTTCAGGCCGCGATCTGAAACGAACTCGACAACCGCCGAGCCGAACCCGCCCGCCAGCGAATGCTCCTCTAACGTAATAAAGTGCTTGTGCGACTCGGCCAGCTCTAAGATCAGCGCTTCATCCATCGGTTTGGCAAAGCGCATGTTGACGACCGTGACATCGGGCGCCTGCTCGTGCGCGTCCAGCGCGATGTCAACGCTGTTCCCGTACGCCAGAATCGCCACGCCTGCACCTCGGCGCAAAACCTCCGCGCGTCCGTGCACGATCGGCGCGACCGGATCGCAATGCTTGCCGCTGGTCGAACCGCGCGGATACCGGATTGCGGCCGGCCCCTCGAGCGACAGCGCGTGCTCGAGCATCGGCTGGAGCTCTTCCTCGTTGCGCGGAGCCATGCACGTCATATTGGGAAGCGTGCGCATGTAGGCGATGTCGTAGAGCCCCATGTGCGTGGGGCCGTCGTCGCCGACGACGCCCGCCCGATCCATGCAGAACACGACCGGCAGATTCTGTACGCAGACGTCGTGCACGACTTGGTCGTACGCGCGCTGCAAAAAGGTCGAATAGATCGCGCAGACCGGACGTAACCCGTTGGTCGCCGCGCCGGCTGCGAAGCAGACGGCATGCGCTTCGGCGATCCCGACGTCAAAATACCGTTCCGGAAAACGTTTGGCGAACTTCGAGAGTCCCGTGCCGTCGGGCATCGCGGCGGTGATTCCGATCACGCGCGGATCTTTTTCCGCGATCGCGATCATCGCATCGCCGAAGACATCCTGAAACTTCGGTGCGGCGCCGGCCGACGGTTTCTTGCTGCCGTCACGCGGCTCGAACGCGTTGGCGCCGATGCCGTGGAAAGTTCGCGAATCGCGCTCCGCCGGCTCGTAGCCCTTGCCCTTCACCGTGCGAACGTGCAGGAGCACCGCCCGCGGAATCGCTTTGGCCGTCTCGAGCGCATCGACCAGCGCGTCGTAGTTGTGCCCGTCGATCGCGCCGATATAGCGGAAGCCCAGCTCTTCAAAGATGACCGCGGTTTTTTCCGAAGGTGCGATGAAGCGCATCGCGCCGATCTCCGCCGACTCGATCGCCTTCTTCGCCATGCCGCCGAGCGGCAGATGATTCAATACTTGTTTGCCGGTTTCGCGAACTTGATTCGCAAACGGCTTGCTGCGTAAGACGGAAAGATAGGAAGCCATCGACCCGACGTTGGGCGCGATCGACATCTCGTTGTCGTTAAGGATCACGATAAAATTCGTGCGCATCTGGCCGGCGTTGTTCAGCGCTTCATACGCCAGCCCGCCCGTAAGCGCGCCGTCGCCGATAACAGCGACGATCGTTTCCTTGCCGCCGGTCAAGTCGCGGGCTTGCGCCATGCCGAGCGCCGCGGAGACGCCGGTGCTTGCATGCCCCGCGCCAAAGCAGTCGTATTCGGATTCGCTGCGCATGGCGAAGCCGGAGAGACCGCCGCCTTTACGCAACGTCGAAAATCGATCGCGCCGCCCGGTCAGCAGCTTGTGGACGTACGTCTGATGGCTCACGTCCCAGACCACGCGATCCTGCGGCAGATTCAATGTGCGATGCAGCGCCATCGTCAGCTCGACAACGCCCAGGTTCGGAGCCAGATGGCCGCCGTTCTGCGCGCAGACCTCAACCAGAAGTTCGCGAATCTCGCGACCCAACCGATCGATCTCCGGGCGGGACAGGGTTTTGACGTCGGCGGGAGAGTCGATGCGTTCAATCACCATGAGCGGACTCCCACCCTTCGACAGACCGGGAATCGGTGTCCCCCGCCGCCGGAGGAAGGAACTCGGGCTGGGCCGGGGTGAGTACGGTAGGTGCTCGAGCATCCGGTCCTCACGCCAGTGCCGGTTCGGAACCGGCGAGTCTGGCGCGATCTGGCGCGGATTCTTTCCACGATCCTCAATCCGTTCTTGACTGCGCTGGCGCTTTTCGTCATCCTGTCGTACGTGCTCGCGCACGGCCGCACGGACGAGTTTTGGAAGTTGCTCTTCTTGACCACGTTCTTCACCTCGATTGGTCCGATGCTGTTCATCTTCTGGCTCTACGCGACCGATCGCATCTCGGATCTCGACATGTCGATCCGCGAGGAACGCGAGCGGGTCTTCGGCGTCTTCGTCGTCTTCTATCTGGCCGGTACGGCAACGCTGTGGCTCACGCACGCTCCCAAACTGTTAATCGCTTCGCTTGCCGGCTACACGCTCGCAACCGCGATCGTGCAATACATCACGCGGTACTGGAAGATCAGCACGCATGCCGTCGGCATCACTGCGCCGCTGGTGGCGCTTAGCTTTCTGTACGGCCGCCAGCCGCTGCCGTTCTTGGTGCTGATCCCGATGGTGTGCTGGGCCCGCGTCTATTTGCGCGCGCACACGATCGCGCAAGTGGTCGCCGGCGCCGTGCTGGCCACGTTCAGCGTAACGTTCTTCTTCTGGCTGTTTCACATTAAAGCTCTGTCTCAATCGTAGCGCAGATTAAAGCGGTGCGGCTCGTAGAGTTCCGGAGGGCCGGCGCGCAGTGCCTCAATAACGGACCAGAACCCAAGTGTCTCGTCAAAGACGAGCGCCGGCTGTTCGGCGTCTGTCGGGAGCAAGAATGTCATGTGCTCGGTGTCGCTTGCGCCGAGAACCCGGTGCGCGGGCGTACCCGACGACGCGTAATACGTGCGTCCGTCGTTATCGAAAACATGCGCGCTGCGAAGCGTCCAATGATAGCGCTCCCCGTACGGACAGAACACGCGCGCCGTCACGTCGTACGCGGTCAGACCGCTTGACGCGGGACGCCGGATGACTTTCGTAACCGTGAACCCCGTTTCGTAACCGCGCAATACCGCACCCAACGGCACGGGCATCGGCGGCCGGCCAAAGACGCACATCGCGTACGCAGCCGGACCCAACATCACGAATGCAAGCAGACCGGCACCCGCCGCCGTATACAATAACTTTGCCATACAAAGTTACTGTAGCACGCCGCGTGGAGGCTGTCTAGCCTTCAGACTTGCGGCGTGTGGATGTGTTCGGGGCGAAACCCAACGCCTATCACGCGCGCCGGGATACGGCGCAAGAGCGGAAACCACGTGAAAAGCATGAGCGGCAGCAGCGGCTTGCTGGGCCTCGGCGTCTGCGCCGGCTGCGCGGCCAAAACTCTTCTCATGATCAGATTTTGAAACACGAGCTGCAGCGCTTGCGTCATGACGGTCGGAAATGTGCGCCGGCGCTGTACCGCCGCCAAATCCGGCTCACGGTTTGCGGCCAGTGCCGGATACAAAATGTTGGCGGCCGCAACCGCGTCTTGAACGGCCAGGTTGATCCCCACGCCGCCGATCGGCGACATCGCATGCGCTGCGTCGCCGATGAAGAGCAAGCCTTCGTTGCACCACTTCTCCAGGCGGTCGACTTGAACGGTGAGCAGTTTGATGTCGTCCCAGCTTTGCAGAGCGTCGACGCGATCGCTCACGAACGGCGCTTGATCGGCGATGCCGGCACGAAACGCCTCCAGCCCGCGCGCTTTCAGCGTCTCGAAACTTCCCTTCGCAATGACGTATGCGCACTGCCAGTACTCCTCACGCATAAGCATCACGAAGATTCTGCCGTTCTTGATGTAGCCGAAAACTTGCGCGGGGTCGTCCGGCTTCCGCGGCAGGCGCAGCCAAAGTGCATCGATCGGTACGCCGAAATTTTTGGAACGCATGTGCGCTGCCTCGCGCAACGTCGAGTGGCGGCCGTCCGCACCGACCGTGAGAGCCGCGCGGATCTCGATCTCGCCTTGCGGCGTCGTCGCGCGAACGCCGGTCACCCGCGCGCCGTCCATTAGGGTTCCGGTCGCTTCGGTTTGCATCAGCACATGAAACCCCGGGTAGCGCCGCCCTTGCTGAACCAGGAAATTCAAGAAGTCCCACTGCGGCATGAAAGCCAAAAACTTGCAATGCGTCGGAACGTGGGTCAGGTCGACGAACGGATAGACGCGATCGTTGACGATGCCGGAGAACTGTGTGACTTCGCTGTGCGGAAGCGCCAAAAATGCGTCGAGCAGGCCGAGTTCCCAGATCAGTTCGAGCGTTGACGGATGGATCGTGTCGCCGCGAAAATCCCGAAAGAAATCCGCGTGCTTCTCCAGCACCGCAACCTCAATGCCGGCGCGCGCGAGCAAAAATCCCAGCATCATACCGGCCGGCCCGCCGCCGGCTATGACGACTCTTACGTTCACGACGAAAGCACGGACGGTTCGCGGCGTTCGAACGAGAGATTTGGAACCCGCCCCAGCGTCGCCGCCACGGCTGCGCGGAAGTGCTCGAGGTCGCCGCTCGTCACGCACACGGTCGCACCGCTTCCCGCCGTGTAGCCGCGCTGCGTTGCGAGTTCGGCGGCGCGCTCCGCCTGCACGATCGCCGGATCCACGCGCGTCACGCGCTCGCCGAGCACCGCCTCGAAGTGCGAATCCAGCAACGGATAATGGGTGCACGCCAAGATGACTGCGTCGAGATCGCTCGGCAACTCCGCGCACACGGCTGCGACGGCGGCGCGCGGTTCGGGTCCTTCCAGTTTTCCGGCCTCGACGAGCGGAACGAGCGCGGGAGCCGCGACTTCAAAAACGTCCGCACCCTTAACGCGCGCGTGAATTGCCTTCGTGTACGCGCCGCTCCGCGCAGTCGCCGAGGTCGCGATAACGCCGACGCGCTTGAAACCGGCGCGTTCGATCGCAATCGCCGCGGATTCGATGAGATCGACGATCGGAGCGCGCGATTGCGGCCAACCCCGCTGTGAAGCGGTCGCGCACGACGTGTTGCACGCCATGACGATGGCATCTACACCTCGCGCGTCGAGAAAAGCCACATTCTCGCTCAGCAACTCGGCCAACTCGGGCGTGCTGCGGTCACCGTACGGTACGTGCGCTTGATCGGCGAAGAACACGACGTCCTGGTGCGGCAGTTTTTCGCGCAGCCGCCGCAGCACCGTCAGCCCGCCGAGTCCCGAATCGAATAAACCTAGGGACACGAGCTGGTCAATTGCTCTCGGTATAATCTACGATGCCGTCGGCGATGGCTTGCGCCATCTTCTGCCGCCAGCTGCTCGATTGCAGGAGCGCGAGGTCGTCGGGATTCGAAATAAACGCCGTCTCGACCAGTGCGGCCGGCATGATGGCGTGGTTGATCACGTACAGCTTATCCTTGACGACACCGTTGTTCTTGACTCCGAGTTCGGCGATGACGCGGCGGCTGACAGCCTGCGCGAGCGCGAAGTCTCCGGCTTTGAAATAAAACGTGGTGACGCCGTGCGGCCCGGAGTTGACGTAGCTGTTGACGTGAATACTGATCAGCAGCCGCGCGCCACGCGAATTTGCAACGTCGTCGCGCGCCTGCAACTCGTCGCGGGCCGAATCGTTGGGTGCGTAGACGTCTTTGTCGGTGTCGCGCGTCATGATGACCTGCCAGCCGCGCGCAACCAAAATGTCGCGCACGCGCTTGGCTATGTCGAGCGTGATTTTCTTCTCTTGCGCGTCGCCGCGCCCCGCGCCGGGATCGCTGCCGCCGTGCCCGGGATCGATCGCGATCAAATTCGGGTTCGTCGGAACGTAGCGCGCGCTCGGGGAGACAACCGGCGAGGCGACGGGCGTAGCCTGGGCCGTGGCGTTTGAACCGAAGGTCCCGGTTCCGCTGCGCGGCGCGTCGGCTAGTTTGCGACTTGCCACGGTAATGGTGATGCCGCCGTCGTCGGGAACCACATCCACCTGATCGAAGTCGGTGAGTGAGAGCGCGACGCGCACCGCATCGCCACTCTGCTGGCGCGTGCGAACGGACGTTACCGGATCGCCCGCGGTTTGATCGGACGGCGGCATACCTAAGCGAGCGCCGTGAATGTCGATCCACCAGCGGTTGTCGGGCGGACGCAGCCGGTGCCAGTCGAACGCGCCGTCTCCGCTCACCGCGATCCGAATCGTGACGCTGCCCGGTTGCGTTTGCACGTCCACCGCCGTCACCTGCACGGGCTGCGGCGAGGGCATCGGCGTTGCGAACGGTATAGGCGTCGGCGGCGGCGCGAGCTCCGCAGGCAGCGGCGAAGGTGTAGCCGGCGCCGCGGCCGGCGAAACCGTAGAAAATGGCGGCAACTTCAGCGCGTGGAGCACGTCGTTTAACGGAACGTACGGATGGCCGTCGCGCATGAACGGCGCGAACGCAGCCGTCTGGGTAACCGACCCGGCCAAATAGTGGGGATCGCCGATCGCAAAGCTGATGACGGTCGGTCCGGGGAATGTGATCAGAATGTACTGATTCTCCGAATCCCAGGATAGCGTGGCGCCCTTGGCGCTGACTAACGCGTGCAAGCCGGGATCGTCCGCCGAAACCGCGGGCCCGGCCGGACGCTCGATCAGCGTTTGAAAGACGATCCGCTTGCCGTTGTAGATGTATGAATTGTCGGCCGCATCGGCGGCCGCGGCGCAGAGTATCGCGCTCAGCGCGAGCGCGAGGACGCTACCAATCCGAACGGCGTAACGGTTCATCGATTTCGAAACTCCCTCCGGGCAGCGTCGCAACTTTGCTGCCGGCAATCCGCACGGCCACGCGATCGATACCGGGAAGGGACGTGAGCGTCCACACCAATGACTTGAACTCACCGCTCTCGTTCAACGTTCCGCCGCTTTTGTTCGCGTCGGCCGAAAGATCGACCGTTGCCGTCGTTCCGTCAACGGTTGCGGAGAGCACGTGGGTTCCAGCCGGAAAGCGAACGGCCGAAATGTTTTGCGGAGGGCCCGCCACGGCCTGAGACGCGGCGTACAAGGCCAGGTATTGCGTATACTCGGCGGAGCTTTCTTTGGCGTTCTGAGGACGCACCGAAATCGTCCACGGAATCTCCGATCCGCCGTCAACCTTTGTATAGTACACGGTAATGCCGCCGGCGCCCGTACGATGTGACGTAAAATACCACGCGATCGCGGCGACGGCGATCAGGAGCGCTAGAAGAAGCAGGACCCGTGAAGATCTCACGGGTCCACTCCTTCGTCAGAGCGCTAAAACGCGCCTATGCCGTTCGGCGTGCCGTTGCCCGTCGGGCCATCATAACCGGCCCTTCCGGTGCAAAGGTAGGTGCCGCAACTCCCGTTGCTTCCGCTCGTCACGTCGAACAACGCGCCGAGATTCGCATACGAGAACGAGCCGTAGTTCACGCTGCCCGCATTTCCGGCAAGCGCATACACCGATGCAATAACCGGTGAAGCGACGCTCGTGCCGCCGAAGACCATCCAGCCGGATTGTCCCCGGTACGCGGTGCTGTCGTATACTGCGACGCCCGTATTGGGATTGGCGACGGCCGACACATCGGCGACCGTGCGCCGCGTGCAACCGGTATCGGTTTGCCACGACGGCTTCGCCTCGAGAGCGCTGCAACCCGATCCCGCGCCGCTCCAAACGGTTTCGCTCCAGCCGCGTGCGTTGCTCGCGCGCGACAGCGACGTGCCGCCGACCGCCGTAACGTAGGGCGACGCCGCCGGGTATTCCACGCCGTAACCGCTGTCGCCGGAACTCACCGTGACGGCATGTCCGGGGTGATTATAGTAGGCGTCGTAAGTCATCTCGTTGGAGACTTCGCTGCCGCCGTAACTGTTGCTGATCGCATTGGCGCCAAGACTGGCTGCGGTGTTCACCGACGTGCCGAGGTCGACAAAGCTGGCGCTGTTGGCTTCAACCAGCAGGATGTGACAGTTCGGACAGATCGCGGAGACCATGTCGAGGTCCAGCGAAATCTCTTGACCCCAGCTGGCGTTCGCGGCGGGCGGCGTGCTGCCGCCGGTTTGATTGACTTTCTTGAAGCACCCGTTCGCGGTCGTGCACGGCGGCAATCCGAACTGCGCGCGATAGACTCCCAGGTCGCTTTCGGCCGTTACCGCGTCGTACGCGTCAACGATTGCAACCGTTTGGCCCGCACCGTTCGCCGAGGACGGCAGTGCGTAAGCGGCTTGCAGATCGGCGGGCGCATAGCCCGACGGATTTCCCGGCGCGGGTGTGGGCGTCGGCGATTGAACCGGCGTCGGCGTCGGACCCGGCGGCGGTGTTGGCCTGCGGTCGGGGTTCACGCTCAGCGGCTCGATAGAAACGCCCCGGTAGATCCCGTGGTAACCGTTGGGATCGCCGCCGCCGACGTCCGTGCGCACCAGCGAGAAGCAGCGCGCGTAGCCTTCCGCTACGTCACCGCACGATTGGGTTACGTTCGATTGCGGCTGAGCCAAAGACGATGTGGCAGGGATGGAACCGTTTAAGGAATTCGAGCATGCGGCCATCGCAAATACGGCGGCCGCTCCAAGAATGAGTGCAAGCTTCTTCTGCAACGGTGTCTCCTTAAATGAAGGAAGAAAAACAGTTGGGCAATTTGCCCTGCCGGGGGGTCCTTCTTTCGTATTTCGGCTACACCGATCCAAGTCTTAACCGACGAGGTCGGTGATGCCAACGAAAAGGATGGCGGAGTCGTCTACGGGCTCGGCCTGGGCGAGAATGCGGCTCTTGATGCGCTCCGCGATGTTCTCTGTCGACCCGCGCCGGTATTCGGCTTTCGCGACTTCGATGAGCGTCTCCATACCCTTCAGATAGTCACGCTCGACCTCGACGATCCCGTCCGTGAAGCAGATGATGCCTTCCCCCTCGCGCAGACTGGCTTCGAACGTTTGATAGCGCGTCTGCGGTTCCACACCGAGCATGAGGCCCTCGCCGCTCAACTGCTCGACGTCGCCGTTGGTTCTGACGGCCAACGGTAGCGGATGACCGGCGACCGCGTACAGCATTTTTCCGGTGCGCATATCGAGGGTTGCAAAAAATGCGG
This Candidatus Rubrimentiphilum sp. DNA region includes the following protein-coding sequences:
- the dxs gene encoding 1-deoxy-D-xylulose-5-phosphate synthase; the encoded protein is MVIERIDSPADVKTLSRPEIDRLGREIRELLVEVCAQNGGHLAPNLGVVELTMALHRTLNLPQDRVVWDVSHQTYVHKLLTGRRDRFSTLRKGGGLSGFAMRSESEYDCFGAGHASTGVSAALGMAQARDLTGGKETIVAVIGDGALTGGLAYEALNNAGQMRTNFIVILNDNEMSIAPNVGSMASYLSVLRSKPFANQVRETGKQVLNHLPLGGMAKKAIESAEIGAMRFIAPSEKTAVIFEELGFRYIGAIDGHNYDALVDALETAKAIPRAVLLHVRTVKGKGYEPAERDSRTFHGIGANAFEPRDGSKKPSAGAAPKFQDVFGDAMIAIAEKDPRVIGITAAMPDGTGLSKFAKRFPERYFDVGIAEAHAVCFAAGAATNGLRPVCAIYSTFLQRAYDQVVHDVCVQNLPVVFCMDRAGVVGDDGPTHMGLYDIAYMRTLPNMTCMAPRNEEELQPMLEHALSLEGPAAIRYPRGSTSGKHCDPVAPIVHGRAEVLRRGAGVAILAYGNSVDIALDAHEQAPDVTVVNMRFAKPMDEALILELAESHKHFITLEEHSLAGGFGSAVVEFVSDRGLKVTVERIGVPNVLVQHDSQPKQRAQFGLTGEYVAARVESALERVEEPV
- a CDS encoding phosphatase PAP2 family protein, whose translation is MLEHPVLTPVPVRNRRVWRDLARILSTILNPFLTALALFVILSYVLAHGRTDEFWKLLFLTTFFTSIGPMLFIFWLYATDRISDLDMSIREERERVFGVFVVFYLAGTATLWLTHAPKLLIASLAGYTLATAIVQYITRYWKISTHAVGITAPLVALSFLYGRQPLPFLVLIPMVCWARVYLRAHTIAQVVAGAVLATFSVTFFFWLFHIKALSQS
- the murI gene encoding glutamate racemase, with product MSLGLFDSGLGGLTVLRRLREKLPHQDVVFFADQAHVPYGDRSTPELAELLSENVAFLDARGVDAIVMACNTSCATASQRGWPQSRAPIVDLIESAAIAIERAGFKRVGVIATSATARSGAYTKAIHARVKGADVFEVAAPALVPLVEAGKLEGPEPRAAVAAVCAELPSDLDAVILACTHYPLLDSHFEAVLGERVTRVDPAIVQAERAAELATQRGYTAGSGATVCVTSGDLEHFRAAVAATLGRVPNLSFERREPSVLSS
- a CDS encoding FAD-dependent oxidoreductase, with protein sequence MNVRVVIAGGGPAGMMLGFLLARAGIEVAVLEKHADFFRDFRGDTIHPSTLELIWELGLLDAFLALPHSEVTQFSGIVNDRVYPFVDLTHVPTHCKFLAFMPQWDFLNFLVQQGRRYPGFHVLMQTEATGTLMDGARVTGVRATTPQGEIEIRAALTVGADGRHSTLREAAHMRSKNFGVPIDALWLRLPRKPDDPAQVFGYIKNGRIFVMLMREEYWQCAYVIAKGSFETLKARGLEAFRAGIADQAPFVSDRVDALQSWDDIKLLTVQVDRLEKWCNEGLLFIGDAAHAMSPIGGVGINLAVQDAVAAANILYPALAANREPDLAAVQRRRTFPTVMTQALQLVFQNLIMRRVLAAQPAQTPRPSKPLLPLMLFTWFPLLRRIPARVIGVGFRPEHIHTPQV
- a CDS encoding ABC transporter ATP-binding protein; the encoded protein is MPLLEVKNLRTTFNTEDGLVTAVNGLSYSLEAGSTLGIVGESGSGKSVNALSIMRLIQRPGLIDPSSAIYFNGENLLTKSETEMRKIRGNKIAMIFQDPMTSLNPVLTVGEQISEAVQLHLGYNKKEATEKTIEMFKKVRISLPEKRIKEYPHQFSGGMRQRVMIAMALSCDPQLLIADEPTTALDVTIQAQILELMNEMQHETGAAIILITHDLGVVAEVCKNVLVMYGGNMVEYGTAEQIFDEPKMPYTQGLLASLPRLDIRDRQRLEPIPGQPPNLLRLPPGCAFAPRCKYRMPICAEPVPVYDFGEGHVARCFLYDERAKDQRTIQVETVGHS
- the secG gene encoding preprotein translocase subunit SecG, translated to MTWLLAAATAAPAAVPTGVPIQLTQNVASTPHVNTWFQQNASWLTHGLAGLFVISAVGLVTLLAIQTTKQEGLSGTLGGRVESAYSRLGAEEQLKRITGIFAVGFVVLGTILSLTGI
- a CDS encoding oligopeptide/dipeptide ABC transporter ATP-binding protein, which produces MSAQPIVEPTTDNLIEVTDLYKYFPIHAGLLSQHVGDVKAVDGVDFTIARGETLGLVGESGSGKTTVGRVILRLLPATKGEVCFDGKPILDLSRGDIRRLRREMQIIFQDPFASLNPRMTVGDIVAEPLKIHHLAEGKAVEARVQELLRLVGLQPYHSNRYPHEFSGGQRQRIGIARALAVDPKFIVCDEPVSALDVSIQAQVINLLEDLQQKLGLTYLFIAHDLSVVRHISTRIAVMYVGKIMELADRDDLYERPLHPYTISLLSAIPIPDPHVEQRRKRIVLTGDIPSPVNPPSGCRFHTRCPVAFERCKLEVPPFTEYAPGHFAACHWVEEHGGQAPDLTGSLPAPGASVVPPGSLA